A genomic stretch from Streptomyces sp. QL37 includes:
- a CDS encoding J domain-containing protein gives MARDFYEVLGVSRSASQDEIQQAYRKLARKHHPDVNKDPAAEERFKDLNEAYSVLSDPKTRARYDRFGEDFRKIPEDFDDRVAAGAGGGPRARRTAGAAGPGGRYTTGFGDGFSAEDVDIEDLLGSLFGAGAGSAGVPGADQEAELPLTVEEAYKGGRRAVTLAGPTGQPRRYEVDVPPGVTDGQRIRLAGEGGRGSGAAPAGDLHLRVRIQSHPRFRLDGRDVHVQIPVTPWEAALGATVPVPTPGGGTAKVTVPAGSSSGRRLRLRGEGMPNPRGANGDLYAELRVMVPPTLGERERELFEELAAISSFDPRRTR, from the coding sequence ATGGCACGGGACTTCTACGAAGTGCTGGGAGTGTCGCGGAGCGCGAGCCAGGACGAGATCCAGCAGGCGTATCGCAAGCTCGCCCGCAAGCACCATCCCGACGTCAACAAGGATCCGGCGGCGGAGGAACGCTTCAAGGACCTCAACGAGGCATACAGCGTCCTGTCCGACCCGAAGACCCGGGCACGCTACGACCGCTTCGGCGAAGACTTCCGCAAGATCCCCGAAGACTTCGACGACCGGGTCGCGGCCGGAGCGGGTGGCGGACCCCGTGCCCGGCGGACCGCAGGCGCGGCCGGCCCCGGCGGCCGGTACACCACCGGCTTCGGCGATGGGTTCTCAGCCGAGGATGTCGACATCGAGGATCTGCTCGGCTCGCTCTTCGGCGCAGGCGCCGGCTCCGCGGGCGTACCGGGAGCCGACCAGGAGGCCGAACTGCCGCTCACCGTCGAGGAGGCGTACAAGGGCGGCCGCCGTGCCGTCACACTCGCAGGACCCACCGGGCAGCCGCGGCGCTACGAGGTCGACGTCCCACCGGGCGTCACCGACGGGCAGCGCATCCGGCTGGCGGGAGAGGGAGGCCGGGGCAGTGGTGCCGCACCCGCGGGCGACCTGCACCTGCGGGTGAGGATTCAGTCCCACCCCCGGTTCCGGCTGGACGGCCGCGATGTCCACGTGCAGATCCCGGTCACCCCCTGGGAGGCGGCCCTGGGTGCGACCGTGCCGGTGCCCACCCCCGGCGGTGGCACAGCCAAGGTCACAGTACCCGCCGGTTCGTCCAGCGGCCGTCGGCTGCGGCTGCGCGGAGAGGGCATGCCGAACCCGCGCGGTGCGAACGGCGACCTGTACGCCGAACTCCGCGTCATGGTGCCACCCACGCTTGGCGAACGGGAGCGTGAACTGTTCGAGGAGCTCGCCGCGATCTCCTCGTTCGACCCCAGGAGGACGCGATGA